One genomic window of Hydrogenimonas thermophila includes the following:
- a CDS encoding 4Fe-4S dicluster domain-containing protein, producing MSIMKAPENTPVWTDESRCKACDICVDACPAGVLAMRYEPHSVLGAMITVEAPELCIGCNDCELACPDFAIFVADRKEYKFAKLTDAAKERAEAIKNNKYMTLSA from the coding sequence ATGAGTATTATGAAAGCACCGGAAAATACTCCGGTCTGGACTGACGAAAGTCGTTGTAAAGCATGTGATATTTGCGTAGATGCTTGCCCTGCTGGCGTTTTAGCAATGCGATATGAGCCACATTCAGTACTTGGAGCTATGATTACTGTCGAAGCACCAGAACTTTGCATTGGATGTAATGATTGTGAATTAGCTTGTCCAGATTTTGCAATTTTTGTAGCTGACAGAAAAGAGTATAAATTTGCTAAATTGACTGATGCTGCAAAAGAGCGGGCAGAAGCGATCAAAAATAATAAATATATGACGCTTAGCGCATAA
- a CDS encoding 2-oxoacid:acceptor oxidoreductase family protein produces MSRIVMRFTGVGGQGVLLAGEIFAAAKIKMGGYGVKTATYTSQVRGGPTVVDIQLDDKEIFYPYAIDGQIDFMLSVADKSYQLFKDGVSEGGIIVIDPNLVYPTEEDRKKWKIVEIPIITIAKEEVGNVITQSVVALAIANTFMDAIPEETLIETMLSKVPKKVHEANLKAYELGKKYALEQKEKLGL; encoded by the coding sequence ATGAGCAGAATAGTAATGCGCTTTACCGGTGTTGGAGGACAAGGAGTCCTTCTTGCCGGTGAGATTTTTGCAGCGGCCAAAATCAAAATGGGTGGTTATGGTGTCAAAACAGCAACATATACCTCTCAAGTACGTGGTGGACCAACTGTTGTTGATATCCAGCTTGATGACAAAGAGATTTTCTATCCTTATGCTATTGATGGACAAATCGACTTCATGCTATCAGTTGCTGATAAAAGTTATCAGCTATTTAAAGATGGTGTTTCTGAAGGTGGAATCATTGTTATTGATCCAAACCTTGTTTACCCAACTGAAGAAGATCGTAAAAAATGGAAGATAGTTGAAATTCCTATTATTACAATTGCAAAAGAAGAGGTTGGAAATGTTATTACCCAAAGTGTTGTTGCATTAGCTATTGCCAACACGTTTATGGATGCAATTCCTGAAGAGACTCTAATTGAGACAATGCTTAGTAAAGTTCCAAAAAAAGTTCATGAAGCTAACCTAAAGGCATATGAGCTTGGTAAAAAATATGCACTTGAACAAAAAGAGAAACTAGGATTGTAA
- a CDS encoding molybdopterin-containing oxidoreductase family protein: MKTTACPLDCYDACAVVVDRESLKMTGKEGHPFTQGALCSHLYRHIKEVERIKVPRVDGKEVSMQEALEAAAHAIKDAGEDFLLYRGSGNVSFMQNITEHFVAAYGGWTTEGSLCDGAGQAGIEAGRGVSLVLPPEAIKEAEAVIVWGRNISVTDPHMMNLIKDKTLIVIDPVKTKIAREADLFLQIRPRSDFYLAVLLSRFMFMEDMEDKEFLKERCEDAEWYYDFLRTFRVRTSLEKCDISLDDLGDLLYQMQNKKCVFLVGAGVQKYSIGDQVLQAIDGLAAVIGAFGKPGCGVSFLGDSMAGFKNPINYSPKRVAKPIAPFGRFKTVLVQGANPLAQMPGLNKVEEEISRVENLIYFGLYENETTKKARIVIPACDFLEKEDLRLSYGHPYVQPMPKIKEAEFGISEYELTKYLFDALGCKGLEDEKWYIDYMLKQCIEDGDLLKSPAYEKYPYEDEFQTDSGNFEFLEEYEDDFDDEEEGLWLLTPKSPHSLNSQFRRETHIFINSELGFKDGEVVKVSSEHGEIELPVKVCDDVRADSVLIYAGTPSVNRLTPHIMSLMGKSACYQEVKVKVERV; encoded by the coding sequence ATGAAAACAACAGCATGTCCACTTGATTGTTATGACGCTTGTGCAGTAGTGGTTGATCGTGAAAGTTTGAAAATGACAGGAAAAGAGGGGCATCCATTTACTCAAGGTGCTTTATGTTCTCATCTTTATCGTCATATCAAAGAGGTAGAGAGAATAAAAGTTCCAAGGGTTGATGGAAAAGAAGTTTCTATGCAAGAAGCTCTTGAAGCAGCTGCTCACGCCATAAAAGATGCAGGAGAAGATTTTCTTCTATACAGAGGCAGTGGTAATGTAAGTTTTATGCAAAATATTACTGAACACTTTGTGGCAGCATACGGAGGGTGGACTACTGAAGGATCACTTTGTGATGGAGCAGGGCAAGCAGGCATAGAGGCTGGAAGAGGTGTATCACTTGTTCTTCCTCCTGAAGCTATAAAAGAAGCAGAAGCTGTTATTGTATGGGGTCGAAATATATCTGTTACAGATCCTCATATGATGAATCTGATTAAGGATAAGACTTTAATTGTTATAGATCCTGTTAAAACAAAGATAGCAAGAGAGGCAGATCTTTTTCTTCAAATTCGTCCAAGAAGTGATTTTTATCTTGCAGTTCTTCTTTCACGTTTTATGTTTATGGAAGATATGGAGGATAAGGAGTTTTTAAAAGAGCGTTGTGAAGATGCAGAGTGGTATTATGACTTTTTACGTACCTTCCGTGTTCGTACATCTTTGGAAAAATGTGACATATCACTTGATGATTTGGGCGATTTGCTTTATCAAATGCAAAATAAAAAGTGTGTCTTTCTTGTAGGAGCAGGTGTACAAAAATATAGTATTGGTGATCAGGTTCTTCAAGCTATTGATGGTTTGGCTGCTGTTATTGGAGCTTTTGGAAAGCCTGGATGTGGCGTAAGTTTTCTTGGTGATTCAATGGCAGGTTTTAAAAATCCTATTAACTATTCACCTAAAAGAGTTGCTAAACCTATTGCTCCTTTTGGAAGATTTAAAACTGTTTTGGTTCAAGGAGCAAATCCATTGGCTCAAATGCCTGGACTTAACAAAGTAGAAGAGGAGATAAGCAGAGTTGAAAATCTCATCTACTTTGGTCTTTATGAAAATGAAACAACCAAAAAAGCACGAATTGTTATACCAGCTTGTGACTTTTTAGAAAAAGAGGATTTAAGGTTAAGTTACGGTCATCCATATGTTCAACCAATGCCAAAAATCAAAGAGGCTGAGTTTGGAATCAGTGAGTATGAGTTAACGAAATATCTTTTTGATGCACTTGGTTGTAAAGGGCTGGAAGATGAAAAATGGTATATAGATTATATGCTTAAACAGTGCATTGAAGATGGAGACCTTTTAAAATCACCAGCCTATGAGAAGTATCCTTATGAAGATGAGTTTCAGACTGATAGTGGAAATTTTGAGTTTCTTGAAGAGTATGAAGATGATTTTGATGATGAAGAGGAAGGGCTTTGGCTTTTAACACCTAAAAGTCCACACTCTTTAAATAGTCAGTTCAGACGTGAAACTCATATTTTTATCAATTCTGAACTAGGATTTAAAGATGGTGAAGTAGTCAAAGTAAGTTCAGAACATGGTGAGATAGAGCTACCTGTCAAAGTATGTGATGATGTAAGAGCAGATTCAGTGCTGATCTATGCAGGAACACCTAGTGTTAACCGTTTAACTCCTCATATTATGAGTCTTATGGGAAAAAGTGCCTGTTATCAGGAAGTTAAGGTAAAAGTAGAGAGAGTCTAA
- a CDS encoding AAA family ATPase, whose protein sequence is MKIKSIEIKNYKILKDFEIDFLDKDGNILDLIVLAGVNGSGKTTLLEIIYQYGDSKKREFNKKFKIEFDKNNIANEKIFYQKAEEFNIIDLKQEIVKYIKSKIFKEEIPPKEAYKEFNKFLNNVFDSIEFSLDFKGLDENENIYFLNRFNEEVAIDNLSTGEKELLKKVFYFFVANIKDSIILIDEPEISLHPSWQEDIVKIYKNLAKSYNNQIILATHSPHIIASTPNDSLFIFAKENDKIVAKKIDSFGKDINLVLLEVMGSGIRDKEVEEKILRLKKLIAKKEINSEFKELFDYLEKNLNDEVELGFLRARAKALNVKS, encoded by the coding sequence ATGAAAATAAAAAGTATAGAGATTAAAAACTATAAAATTTTAAAAGATTTTGAGATCGATTTTTTGGATAAAGATGGAAATATTTTAGATTTAATTGTTTTAGCTGGGGTTAATGGAAGTGGTAAAACTACACTTTTAGAGATAATATATCAATATGGAGATAGTAAAAAAAGAGAGTTTAATAAAAAATTTAAAATAGAGTTTGATAAAAATAATATAGCAAATGAAAAAATATTCTATCAAAAAGCAGAAGAGTTTAACATAATTGATTTAAAACAAGAGATAGTAAAATATATAAAATCAAAAATTTTTAAAGAGGAGATTCCTCCCAAAGAGGCATATAAAGAATTTAATAAATTCTTAAATAATGTTTTCGATAGTATTGAATTTAGTTTAGATTTTAAAGGGCTTGATGAAAATGAAAATATCTATTTTTTAAATAGATTTAATGAAGAGGTAGCAATAGATAATCTTTCAACAGGAGAGAAAGAGCTTTTAAAAAAGGTTTTCTATTTTTTTGTAGCAAATATTAAAGATAGTATTATTTTAATAGATGAGCCAGAGATTTCACTTCATCCAAGTTGGCAAGAAGATATTGTAAAAATATATAAAAATTTAGCAAAAAGTTATAATAATCAGATTATTTTGGCAACCCATTCACCTCATATAATAGCCTCCACACCAAATGACTCTCTTTTTATCTTTGCAAAAGAGAATGATAAAATAGTTGCTAAAAAAATTGACTCTTTTGGAAAAGATATTAATTTAGTTTTGCTTGAAGTTATGGGAAGTGGTATAAGAGATAAAGAGGTTGAAGAGAAGATATTAAGATTAAAAAAACTAATTGCAAAAAAAGAGATAAATAGTGAATTTAAAGAGCTTTTTGATTATTTAGAAAAAAATTTAAATGATGAAGTAGAACTTGGATTTTTAAGAGCTAGAGCAAAGGCACTTAATGTTAAGAGTTAA
- a CDS encoding YSC84-related protein, with translation MKRTVWLVTFLLTFFIQTAYAESKEVLNIKIYETIKMFDKEVKGGTEFLNRAKGYLVFPSVYKAGFGIGGEYGEGGLIVNNKIIDYYRTVTASIGFQIGAQKKSIIIVFLTQRALDEFRNSDGWKVGVDGSVAIVKWGVGEEINSIEFNKPIIGFIFGNKGLMYNLTLEGSKITKIKK, from the coding sequence ATGAAACGAACAGTATGGTTAGTTACATTTTTACTTACATTTTTCATACAAACAGCATATGCAGAGTCAAAAGAGGTTCTAAATATAAAAATTTATGAAACAATTAAAATGTTTGACAAAGAGGTCAAAGGTGGTACAGAATTTCTAAATAGAGCTAAAGGATACCTTGTATTTCCAAGTGTCTATAAAGCTGGTTTTGGAATAGGAGGAGAATATGGAGAGGGTGGGCTTATTGTCAATAATAAAATTATAGATTACTACAGAACAGTTACAGCCTCTATAGGTTTTCAGATAGGTGCTCAAAAAAAATCTATAATAATAGTTTTTCTAACACAAAGAGCACTAGATGAATTCCGAAACAGTGATGGTTGGAAAGTTGGAGTAGATGGCTCTGTAGCAATTGTAAAATGGGGAGTTGGAGAAGAGATAAACTCAATTGAATTCAATAAACCAATAATAGGTTTTATATTTGGTAATAAAGGCTTAATGTACAATTTGACACTAGAAGGTTCAAAAATTACAAAGATAAAAAAATAA
- a CDS encoding 2-oxoglutarate ferredoxin oxidoreductase subunit beta, whose translation MAFNYDNYLRLEKMPTLWCWGCGDGVILKSFIRAIDKLGISKDDVCVVSGIGCSGRFSSYVDFNTVHTTHGRTVAYATGIKLANPDKHVICVAGDGDALAIGGNHTIHGCRRNIDITMIVINNFIYGLTNSQTSPTTPRGAWSVTMKQGNIDPTFDGCKLAEAAGASFVAREKVSEPKKMEKVIAAALQHKGFAYVELLSNCHINLGRKNKMASAMENLDWIDSITLPKKKYDALPEEEKVNILPTGILKQDTDAEEYCEMYGKLKEVYQGKRDKFTQADFKKVI comes from the coding sequence ATGGCATTTAATTATGATAACTATTTAAGATTAGAAAAGATGCCAACACTTTGGTGTTGGGGGTGTGGAGATGGTGTTATTTTAAAATCTTTTATTAGAGCCATCGACAAACTTGGAATTAGTAAAGATGATGTATGTGTAGTTTCAGGTATTGGATGTTCTGGACGATTTAGTTCATATGTTGACTTCAATACAGTCCATACTACACATGGACGTACAGTTGCATATGCAACAGGTATTAAATTGGCAAATCCAGATAAGCATGTTATCTGTGTTGCTGGTGACGGTGATGCTTTGGCAATTGGTGGTAATCATACAATCCACGGTTGTAGACGAAATATTGATATTACTATGATTGTTATCAATAACTTTATTTATGGTTTGACTAATTCTCAAACTTCACCAACAACTCCTCGTGGTGCTTGGTCTGTTACTATGAAACAAGGTAACATCGATCCAACATTCGATGGATGTAAACTTGCTGAAGCAGCTGGTGCCTCTTTTGTTGCACGTGAGAAAGTTTCTGAGCCTAAAAAGATGGAAAAAGTTATCGCAGCAGCATTGCAACATAAGGGTTTTGCTTACGTAGAACTTCTTTCTAACTGCCATATTAACCTAGGTAGAAAAAATAAAATGGCATCTGCTATGGAAAACCTTGATTGGATCGATAGCATTACATTGCCTAAGAAGAAATACGATGCTCTTCCAGAAGAAGAGAAAGTTAATATTCTTCCAACTGGTATCTTGAAGCAAGATACAGATGCAGAAGAGTATTGTGAGATGTACGGTAAGCTTAAAGAGGTTTATCAAGGTAAGCGTGATAAATTTACGCAGGCCGATTTCAAGAAAGTAATTTAA
- a CDS encoding fumarate hydratase — protein sequence MREIAYEDIVNAVKNLVIHTATNLPEDALNKLKEAHEKEASPVAKKVLEQLLENADIARSEKRPLCQDTGLAVYFVKVGQDVKITGGLLKDAINEGTEKGYIEGYLRASTCDCFTRENLKEKIGYNLPAIIHIDLVEGDKIEIEYAAKGGGSENVSRARVLAPAQGKEGVIEFVKSVISEAGPNPCPPIIVGVGIGGTFEKAAISSKYALFREAGKPHSDPEVAEFEKELLHELNKLGIGAMGMGGTQTVLAVHVEKNPCHIASLPVSVNVQCHSSRHSHITL from the coding sequence ATGAGAGAAATTGCGTATGAAGATATTGTAAATGCTGTAAAGAATCTTGTGATTCATACAGCAACAAATCTTCCTGAAGATGCTCTTAATAAATTAAAAGAAGCTCATGAAAAAGAGGCAAGTCCAGTTGCAAAAAAAGTTTTGGAACAACTTCTTGAAAATGCAGATATAGCACGCAGTGAGAAACGACCGCTTTGTCAAGATACTGGTTTGGCAGTATACTTTGTTAAAGTAGGACAGGATGTAAAGATAACTGGCGGACTGCTTAAAGATGCTATTAACGAAGGTACAGAAAAGGGTTATATTGAAGGGTATCTTCGTGCATCTACATGTGACTGTTTTACAAGAGAAAATTTAAAAGAGAAGATAGGCTACAACCTGCCAGCAATTATACATATCGATCTTGTAGAGGGTGACAAGATTGAGATTGAGTATGCAGCAAAAGGCGGTGGAAGTGAAAATGTCAGCCGAGCTCGTGTATTGGCACCAGCACAAGGTAAAGAGGGTGTCATAGAGTTTGTTAAAAGTGTTATATCTGAAGCAGGACCAAACCCTTGTCCTCCAATTATTGTTGGTGTAGGCATTGGTGGAACATTTGAAAAGGCTGCTATTTCAAGTAAATATGCACTCTTTAGAGAAGCAGGCAAGCCACATTCAGATCCAGAAGTAGCTGAGTTTGAAAAAGAGTTACTTCATGAACTCAACAAACTTGGAATTGGTGCTATGGGTATGGGTGGAACACAAACAGTACTTGCTGTTCATGTAGAGAAAAATCCTTGTCATATTGCTAGCTTGCCTGTTAGCGTCAATGTACAGTGCCACAGTAGCAGACATAGTCATATAACACTTTAA
- a CDS encoding 2-oxoglutarate synthase subunit alpha — protein sequence MAREIISSGNDLAAIAAVDAGCMFFGGYPITPSSEVMHTISDLLPKVGGACIQMEDEIGGICAAIGAAMSGVRSMTATSGPGISLKAENLGLAQMAEVPLVVVDVMRGGPSTGLPTRVSQGDVSQAKNPSHGDYKSITLCAGNLEECYTEVVRAFNIADRFMQPVIVLLDETIGHMHGKAVLPDLEEVKANIKTRKTFDGPAEEYKPYGVAQDEPAVLNPMFKGYRYHFTGLHHDAMGFPTEEIETCRKLIDRLFRKVDEHVDELEYNEEYMIDDADILIVAYGSVSLAAKEAINRLRDEGIKVGLFRPITLWPSPEKRLYELGQKFDKILSVELNMGQYLEEIQRATGRKDIAKLIKVNGRPFSPQDIIDKVKEL from the coding sequence ATGGCAAGAGAAATAATTTCTAGTGGTAATGATTTGGCAGCAATTGCTGCTGTTGATGCAGGATGTATGTTTTTTGGTGGATATCCAATTACACCATCAAGTGAAGTAATGCACACAATTTCTGACCTTTTGCCAAAGGTTGGTGGTGCTTGTATTCAGATGGAAGATGAGATTGGTGGTATTTGTGCTGCTATTGGTGCTGCTATGAGTGGTGTTCGATCAATGACAGCTACTTCAGGTCCTGGAATCTCTCTTAAAGCTGAAAACCTTGGTTTGGCTCAAATGGCAGAAGTTCCTTTGGTTGTTGTTGACGTTATGCGTGGTGGTCCATCTACCGGTCTTCCAACTCGTGTTTCACAGGGTGATGTTTCTCAGGCAAAAAACCCTTCACATGGTGACTATAAATCTATTACTCTATGTGCTGGTAACCTTGAAGAGTGCTATACAGAAGTAGTACGAGCATTCAATATTGCTGATAGATTTATGCAACCTGTAATTGTTCTTCTTGATGAGACAATTGGGCACATGCATGGAAAAGCTGTTCTACCAGATCTTGAAGAAGTTAAAGCAAATATTAAAACTCGAAAAACATTTGATGGTCCTGCTGAAGAGTATAAACCGTATGGTGTTGCGCAAGATGAGCCAGCAGTATTGAATCCAATGTTTAAAGGATACCGCTACCACTTTACTGGATTGCATCATGATGCAATGGGATTTCCAACTGAAGAGATTGAGACTTGTCGTAAACTAATTGATAGACTATTTAGAAAAGTAGATGAGCATGTTGATGAGCTTGAATACAATGAAGAGTATATGATTGATGATGCAGATATTCTAATTGTTGCATACGGTTCTGTTTCACTTGCAGCTAAAGAAGCTATCAATCGTTTACGTGATGAGGGAATTAAAGTAGGATTGTTTAGACCAATTACACTTTGGCCAAGTCCAGAAAAACGATTGTATGAACTTGGACAAAAATTTGATAAAATCTTGAGTGTTGAATTAAATATGGGACAGTACCTTGAAGAGATTCAACGTGCGACTGGTCGAAAAGATATAGCTAAACTTATTAAGGTTAACGGTCGACCGTTCTCACCTCAAGATATCATTGATAAAGTAAAGGAGCTTTAA
- the sucC gene encoding ADP-forming succinate--CoA ligase subunit beta, protein MNIHEYQAKEIFRQYGVPVPRGQVAFSVDEAVEAAKNLGGDLWVVKAQIHAGGRGLGGGVKLAKSLDEVRHWANEILGMTLVTHQTGPEGKLVQKVYIEEGADIKAEFYLGMVLDRASEMPVMMASTEGGMEIEEVAAKTPEKIVKVQIDPAIGFQGFHGRKLAFGLGLAKEEIGPFIKFAQALYKVYMDKDAEMIEINPLIKTGDGKFLALDAKMGFDDNALGRHPDIVEMRDLSEEEPTEVEAKQHGLSYIKLDGNVGCMVNGAGLAMATMDIIKHEGGEPANFLDVGGGANPETVAKGFEIILKDPNVKAIFVNIFGGIVRCDRVANGILEATKLTDVNVPVIVRLDGTNAEEAAEILKSAGIKNIIAAEDLADGAKKAVEAAK, encoded by the coding sequence ATGAATATTCATGAATATCAAGCAAAAGAGATATTTCGTCAGTACGGTGTTCCTGTTCCTCGTGGACAAGTAGCATTTAGTGTTGATGAAGCAGTTGAAGCTGCAAAAAATCTTGGAGGAGATCTTTGGGTTGTTAAAGCACAAATCCACGCAGGTGGACGAGGCTTAGGCGGCGGTGTTAAACTTGCAAAATCTTTAGATGAAGTTCGTCACTGGGCTAATGAAATTCTTGGTATGACTCTTGTTACTCATCAAACAGGTCCAGAAGGTAAACTTGTTCAAAAAGTTTACATAGAAGAGGGTGCTGATATTAAAGCAGAGTTTTATCTTGGTATGGTTCTTGACCGTGCATCTGAAATGCCTGTTATGATGGCTTCTACAGAAGGCGGTATGGAGATTGAAGAAGTAGCAGCAAAAACTCCTGAAAAAATTGTAAAAGTTCAAATTGACCCTGCAATTGGATTCCAAGGATTCCACGGACGTAAACTTGCATTTGGTCTTGGACTTGCAAAAGAGGAGATTGGACCATTCATTAAGTTTGCACAGGCTCTTTATAAAGTTTATATGGATAAAGATGCCGAAATGATTGAGATTAACCCTCTTATCAAAACAGGTGATGGAAAATTCCTTGCACTTGATGCTAAGATGGGATTTGATGACAATGCACTTGGTCGTCATCCTGATATTGTTGAGATGCGAGATCTTAGTGAAGAAGAGCCAACAGAAGTAGAGGCTAAACAGCATGGTTTAAGCTATATTAAACTTGATGGTAATGTTGGTTGTATGGTTAACGGTGCTGGTCTTGCTATGGCAACTATGGATATCATCAAGCATGAAGGTGGTGAACCTGCAAACTTCCTTGACGTGGGTGGTGGAGCTAATCCTGAAACAGTTGCAAAAGGCTTTGAAATTATTCTAAAAGATCCAAATGTAAAAGCTATATTTGTAAATATTTTTGGTGGAATTGTACGTTGTGACAGAGTTGCTAATGGTATTCTTGAAGCAACTAAATTGACTGATGTCAATGTTCCTGTAATTGTTCGTCTTGATGGAACAAATGCTGAAGAAGCGGCTGAAATTCTAAAGAGTGCAGGTATTAAAAATATCATTGCAGCAGAAGATCTTGCTGACGGTGCTAAAAAAGCTGTTGAAGCTGCGAAGTAA
- the sucD gene encoding succinate--CoA ligase subunit alpha has protein sequence MSILVNKDTKVIVQGFTGKEGTFHASQCMEYGTKIVGGVTPGKGGQEHLGQPVFNTVKEAVDATGATVSMIFVPPAFVSDAVMEAADAGIELAVIITEGAPVKDMMYAKAYATKKGMSTIGPNCPGIITAEECKIGIMPGFIFKKGPVGLISKSGTLTYEASNQVVKEGLGITTAVGIGGDPIIGLSYKQLLPMFEADPETEAIVMIGEIGGDLEIQAAEFIKENITKPVVAFIAGQTAPKGKRMGHAGAIISGGSGTAAEKMAALEAAGVKVVVSPADIGKAVKEVMGK, from the coding sequence ATGAGTATTTTGGTAAACAAAGATACAAAAGTAATCGTCCAGGGATTTACCGGTAAAGAGGGTACATTTCATGCTTCTCAGTGTATGGAGTACGGTACAAAAATTGTTGGTGGTGTAACTCCAGGTAAAGGTGGTCAAGAGCATTTAGGTCAGCCTGTATTTAATACAGTTAAAGAGGCTGTTGATGCAACAGGTGCAACTGTATCTATGATTTTTGTTCCACCAGCATTTGTTTCTGACGCTGTTATGGAAGCTGCTGATGCAGGTATTGAGCTTGCTGTAATTATTACTGAAGGTGCTCCTGTTAAAGATATGATGTATGCAAAAGCATATGCAACAAAAAAAGGTATGAGTACCATTGGACCAAACTGTCCGGGAATCATTACTGCAGAAGAGTGTAAAATTGGTATTATGCCTGGATTTATCTTTAAAAAAGGTCCAGTCGGTCTTATTTCTAAATCTGGTACATTGACATATGAAGCATCAAATCAGGTTGTTAAAGAGGGTCTTGGTATTACAACTGCTGTAGGAATTGGTGGAGACCCTATTATTGGACTATCTTACAAACAACTTCTTCCAATGTTTGAAGCTGACCCTGAAACTGAAGCAATCGTTATGATTGGTGAAATTGGTGGAGACCTTGAAATTCAGGCTGCTGAATTCATTAAAGAGAATATTACTAAGCCAGTAGTTGCATTTATTGCAGGTCAAACAGCTCCAAAAGGTAAGAGAATGGGACATGCTGGTGCAATTATTTCAGGTGGTAGCGGAACAGCTGCAGAAAAGATGGCTGCACTTGAAGCTGCAGGTGTAAAAGTTGTTGTTTCTCCTGCAGATATTGGAAAAGCTGTTAAAGAGGTTATGGGTAAATAA
- a CDS encoding heavy-metal-associated domain-containing protein has translation MKKTYEVANIRCEGCANTIKKALSEHFGNSVEVDLEVVPRKVTVELNNLSDEEIFITTLRKLGYPLIDDEISNVESAVMKGKSFVSCAIGKLNPTKEK, from the coding sequence ATGAAAAAAACTTATGAAGTTGCCAATATAAGATGCGAAGGGTGTGCCAACACAATTAAAAAGGCTCTCTCTGAGCATTTTGGTAACAGTGTGGAAGTCGATTTAGAAGTAGTGCCACGAAAGGTAACAGTTGAACTGAATAACCTTTCAGATGAAGAGATTTTTATTACAACATTAAGAAAGCTGGGTTATCCTCTTATCGACGATGAAATATCGAATGTAGAAAGTGCAGTGATGAAGGGAAAAAGCTTTGTCTCATGCGCAATAGGTAAATTAAATCCAACTAAGGAGAAGTGA
- a CDS encoding Fe-S-containing hydro-lyase, with the protein MSQVHYLTTPLTDEDILNLKAGDIVYLSGTIFTARDAAHKRLVDLIENKQELPFPLDGAVIYFVGPTPPKPGDPIGSAGPTTSYRMDSYSPTLIKHGLKGMIGKGKRNQDVKDACKEHKAVYFGATGGAGALLGKLIKEAKVIAYEELGPEAVRMLKVENFPVTVINDAYGNDLYEEGRKKYEVKD; encoded by the coding sequence ATGAGTCAAGTACACTATTTAACAACACCACTTACAGATGAAGATATTTTAAATCTTAAAGCTGGAGATATAGTATATCTTTCAGGAACAATCTTTACAGCTAGAGATGCAGCACATAAACGTTTGGTTGATTTAATTGAAAACAAACAAGAGTTACCTTTTCCTTTAGATGGAGCTGTTATATATTTTGTTGGTCCAACTCCTCCAAAGCCAGGTGATCCTATAGGGAGTGCAGGACCAACAACAAGTTATCGAATGGATAGTTACTCACCTACACTTATCAAGCATGGCTTAAAAGGCATGATAGGTAAAGGTAAGAGAAATCAGGATGTAAAAGATGCTTGTAAAGAGCATAAAGCAGTCTACTTTGGTGCAACAGGTGGTGCAGGTGCACTGCTTGGTAAATTGATTAAAGAAGCCAAAGTAATTGCTTATGAAGAGCTTGGACCAGAAGCAGTTAGAATGCTTAAGGTTGAAAATTTTCCTGTTACAGTAATCAATGATGCTTATGGTAATGACCTTTATGAAGAGGGTCGTAAAAAGTATGAAGTAAAAGACTAA